One genomic window of Salmo salar chromosome ssa12, Ssal_v3.1, whole genome shotgun sequence includes the following:
- the cb032 gene encoding CB032 protein codes for MVDDVPPIINIAIALKIQPNDGPVFFKVDGTRFGQSRTIKLLTGSKYKVEVVMKPGNADATTMNIGGIAIPLEQQSKDEESVVYHGQYDTEGVPHTKSGDRQPVQVSIEFGKAGQFETIWQVKYYNYYKRDQCQFGNKFTNIEYECKPNETRSLMWINKEVFN; via the exons ATGGTCGACGATGTTCCACCGATTATAAATATTGCCATCGCTCTAAAAATTCAACCGAATGATGGACCGGTGTTTTTCAAGGTGGATGGGACCAGATTCGGCCAGAGCAGGACAATAAAATTGCTTACAGGATCGAAGTATAAGGTTGAGGTGGTTATGAAGCCGGGAAATGCTGATGCCAC CACCATGAACATCGGAGGCATCGCCATCCCCTTAGAGCAGCAGTCCAAAGATGAGGAGTCAGTGGTGTACCATGGACAGTATGACACAGAGGGAGTGCCTCACACCAAGAGTGGGGACAGGCAACCTGTCCAAGTCAGCATAGAG TTTGGAAAGGCGGGCCAATTCGAGACAATATGGCAGGTAAAGTACTATAACTACTACAAGCGAGACCAATGCCAGTTTGGGAACAAATTCACCAATATCGAGTATGAGTGCAAGCCCAATGAGACGCGCAGCCTGATGTGGATTAACAAAGAGGTGTTCAATTGA
- the fbxo48 gene encoding F-box only protein 48 has product MQHVCLQRISNAYFVCERRPTLTSATETCPHNFAEMLPTEMSLKIFSELDIDSLCSALLTCKLWHHIIEDSDHLWRNHCLTVRAFCQQEIDGDRQYGLSWKVTLVRNYRRGFLKREWLRGRYSNIHSADELLDRNMCSLDVETWGEILEAELER; this is encoded by the exons ATGCAGCATGTATGTCTCCAAAGGATCTCCAATGCCTATTTTGTCTGTGAAAGAAGGCCCACTTTGACCTCTGCCACAGAGACATGCCCACACAACTTTGCCGAAATGCTGCCCACGGAAATGAGCTTGAAGATTTTTAGCGAACTGGACATTGACAGCTTATGTAGTGCATTGTTGACCTGCAAACTGTGGCACCACATCATTGAAGACAGCGACCACCTCTGGAGGAATCATTGCCTGACTGTGCGAGCGTTCTGTCAACAGGAGATTGATGGGGACAGACAGTATGGACTGTCATGGAAG GTCACCCTGGTGCGGAACTACAGGAGAGGTTTTCTGAAGAGAGAATGGTTAAGGGGACGATACAGCAACATTCATTCTGCCGATGAACTACTGGACAGGAACATGTGCTCATTGGATGTCGAGACTTGGGGCGAGATTCTGGAAGCAGAGCTGGAGAGATAG